The Pelagibacterium halotolerans B2 genome has a segment encoding these proteins:
- a CDS encoding YciI family protein: protein MLYAILCYNDEAAVGGWSKEHDDKIMADLLAVQQPLVEAGKMGPVARLMPTTAATTLRKTAGEPMVLDGPFAETKEQFLGFYVIDAESLEEVVQVVRDLAEANPGMGSYEIRPVRDFFPGAQAK, encoded by the coding sequence ATGCTCTACGCAATCCTTTGCTACAACGACGAAGCCGCTGTTGGCGGGTGGTCGAAAGAACACGACGACAAGATCATGGCCGATCTTCTCGCCGTCCAGCAGCCGCTGGTCGAAGCGGGCAAGATGGGCCCGGTGGCGCGGCTGATGCCGACCACCGCCGCCACGACGCTGCGCAAGACAGCGGGCGAGCCCATGGTGCTGGACGGGCCTTTCGCCGAAACCAAGGAACAATTCCTCGGTTTTTATGTCATCGACGCGGAGAGCCTCGAAGAGGTCGTGCAGGTTGTGCGCGATCTGGCCGAAGCCAATCCCGGCATGGGGTCCTATGAGATCCGGCCGGTCCGCGACTTTTTCCCCGGAGCCCAAGCAAAGTGA
- a CDS encoding RNA polymerase sigma factor — MNDKDADWIGLTLAGARPRAVAALYRYFRDLDMAEEAFQEACLRALKSWPKNGPPRDPAAWLILVGRNSGIDSVRRRARFTALPEEDKISDTSDAETDIAERIDDSHYRDDILRLLFVCCHPDLPATQQIALALRIVSGLTVKQIARAFLVSDAAMEQRITRAKARIAKSGASFETPDAADRAERVGAVAAMVYLVFNEGYTSAGERSETRSTFAEEAIRLARLLLGLFPTEPELMGLLALLLIQQSRDAARFDANGNIVLLDDQDRTLWDRRMIDEGLALIDKAMRHRRPGVFQVQAAIAALHAHAKTPADTDWTEIELLYRVLESLQPSPVVTLNRAVAVSKIDGPQAALDLIEPLADALGGYFYFHGLRGGLLKDLGRIEEARIAFDIAIAHANTTAEAVHIRAHLDKLGGSPSGA, encoded by the coding sequence GTGAACGACAAGGATGCCGACTGGATTGGCCTGACACTGGCAGGCGCCCGCCCCCGGGCGGTTGCCGCGCTGTACAGGTATTTTCGCGACCTCGACATGGCCGAGGAAGCCTTCCAGGAGGCCTGCCTGCGGGCGCTGAAATCCTGGCCGAAAAACGGGCCGCCGCGCGATCCGGCGGCATGGCTGATCCTTGTGGGCCGCAATTCGGGCATAGACAGCGTCCGCCGCCGCGCGCGCTTCACCGCCCTGCCCGAAGAAGACAAGATTTCCGACACCTCGGACGCGGAAACCGACATCGCCGAGCGGATCGACGATTCGCACTATCGGGACGACATCTTGCGGCTGTTGTTTGTGTGCTGCCACCCGGACCTGCCCGCTACCCAGCAGATCGCCCTGGCGCTGCGCATCGTTTCGGGGTTGACGGTCAAGCAGATCGCCCGCGCCTTCCTGGTTTCGGACGCAGCCATGGAACAGCGCATAACCCGCGCCAAGGCGCGCATCGCCAAATCGGGCGCGAGTTTCGAAACGCCTGACGCGGCCGACCGCGCCGAGCGGGTGGGAGCGGTCGCGGCCATGGTCTATCTGGTGTTCAACGAAGGCTACACCTCGGCCGGCGAGCGGTCGGAAACCCGCAGCACCTTTGCCGAGGAGGCGATCCGGCTGGCCCGTCTGCTGCTGGGTCTGTTCCCGACCGAGCCCGAATTGATGGGCCTTCTGGCGCTGCTTTTGATCCAGCAGTCGCGCGACGCCGCGCGGTTCGACGCGAACGGCAATATCGTCCTGCTCGACGATCAGGACCGCACGCTCTGGGATCGGCGCATGATCGACGAGGGCCTTGCCCTGATCGACAAGGCGATGCGGCACCGCCGCCCCGGTGTGTTTCAGGTTCAGGCGGCCATTGCGGCGCTGCACGCCCATGCGAAGACGCCAGCCGATACCGACTGGACCGAAATCGAATTGCTCTACCGGGTGCTCGAAAGCCTGCAGCCCTCCCCCGTCGTCACGCTCAACCGCGCCGTGGCGGTCTCGAAGATCGATGGTCCGCAAGCGGCGCTCGACCTGATCGAGCCTCTGGCCGACGCGCTGGGAGGCTATTTCTATTTCCACGGATTGCGTGGCGGACTGCTCAAGGATCTCGGCCGCATCGAGGAAGCGCGCATCGCTTTCGACATCGCCATTGCCCATGCCAATACCACGGCCGAGGCCGTTCATATCCGGGCTCATCTCGACAAACTGGGCGGCTCGCCCTCGGGCGCATAA
- a CDS encoding carbon-nitrogen hydrolase family protein → MPKLSDKPLLEVRTAKIRDIPAIIKLTQRVYPEEGPYLPGTIRGQINAFPEGQFVAVYDGQIVGYAATLQLAEKQIFKQHTWENITGAGYGSLHNAKGEWLYGVEVCVDPGRQRNRIGRRLYEARQRLCEELWLKGIAFGGRLPGYRRNKKDYPRASQYFQAVVDREVRDPVASFQMKLGFEPELLLRNYHPDDKASGGHAALMVWRNPRYDEEDEARPAHKRSRETVRVTTVQLEARRFVDADAFFEHMEYFADVAADYSSDFVVFPELFTLMLLSSEPEQPPHEAILRLTEYTPQFVERMQQMALKYNINIIGGTHPTITEDEDIQNVCYVFLRDGTVHAQEKMHPTPDERDYWGIVGGDSVDVIDTDCGPIGVMICYDSEFPEVARRLADQGARIMFVPYCTDTRQGHLRVKYCCQARTIENQCYVVTSGITGNLANVDNLDINYAHSSIFTPSDMPFARDGIAAEASENVEMVVVADLNLSTLQWARSQGAVRNLRDRRFDLYRIRWKDGG, encoded by the coding sequence GTGCCCAAACTCTCCGACAAGCCGCTCCTTGAGGTGCGGACTGCCAAGATTCGCGATATCCCCGCCATCATCAAGCTGACCCAGAGGGTCTATCCCGAGGAAGGGCCCTACCTTCCCGGCACCATCCGCGGACAGATCAACGCCTTTCCCGAAGGCCAGTTCGTTGCCGTTTATGACGGGCAGATCGTTGGCTATGCGGCCACGCTGCAATTGGCCGAAAAGCAGATCTTCAAGCAGCACACCTGGGAAAATATCACCGGCGCCGGTTATGGCAGCCTGCACAACGCCAAGGGCGAATGGCTTTATGGCGTGGAAGTCTGTGTCGATCCGGGCCGCCAGCGCAACCGGATCGGGCGGCGGCTGTACGAAGCCCGCCAGCGGTTGTGCGAGGAACTCTGGCTCAAGGGCATTGCGTTCGGCGGGCGCCTGCCGGGCTATCGCCGCAACAAGAAGGATTATCCGCGCGCCAGCCAGTATTTCCAGGCGGTGGTCGATCGCGAAGTGCGCGATCCGGTGGCGAGCTTTCAGATGAAGCTCGGCTTCGAGCCCGAACTGCTGCTGCGCAACTATCATCCGGACGATAAGGCCTCGGGCGGACATGCCGCGCTCATGGTGTGGCGCAATCCGCGCTACGATGAGGAAGACGAGGCACGTCCGGCCCACAAGCGCAGCCGGGAAACCGTGCGCGTGACCACCGTTCAACTCGAAGCGCGCCGGTTTGTCGATGCGGACGCCTTCTTCGAACACATGGAATATTTCGCCGACGTGGCCGCTGACTATTCGTCGGATTTTGTCGTGTTTCCCGAGCTCTTCACGCTGATGCTGCTGTCGAGCGAGCCCGAGCAGCCGCCCCATGAGGCGATCCTGAGGCTGACTGAATATACCCCGCAATTTGTCGAGCGCATGCAGCAGATGGCGCTCAAATACAACATCAACATCATCGGTGGGACGCATCCGACCATCACCGAGGACGAGGATATCCAGAACGTGTGTTACGTTTTCCTGCGCGACGGCACCGTCCACGCCCAGGAAAAAATGCACCCGACCCCCGACGAACGCGATTATTGGGGGATCGTCGGCGGGGATTCCGTTGACGTGATCGATACCGATTGCGGGCCGATCGGGGTGATGATCTGCTACGATAGCGAGTTTCCCGAAGTCGCCCGCCGGCTTGCCGATCAGGGCGCCCGCATCATGTTCGTGCCCTATTGCACCGACACCCGGCAAGGCCACCTGCGGGTGAAATATTGCTGCCAGGCCCGCACCATCGAGAACCAGTGTTACGTCGTGACCTCGGGGATCACCGGCAATCTGGCCAATGTCGACAACCTCGATATCAACTACGCACACTCTTCGATCTTCACGCCCTCCGATATGCCCTTCGCCCGCGACGGGATTGCGGCGGAGGCCAGCGAGAATGTGGAGATGGTGGTGGTCGCCGACCTCAACCTCTCGACCCTGCAATGGGCCCGCTCTCAGGGTGCCGTACGGAACCTGCGCGACCGGCGTTTCGACCTTTATCGCATCCGCTGGAAGGATGGTGGATAA
- a CDS encoding DUF6969 family protein, with protein sequence MMSDARQQAMHEIAFCESVLAKGGLTVLTETLRDAPDISVWTHYPKDDVFDPQTGAQWFYHSHPADDPDGAIEHGHFHCFVRPQGTSGPIHHLIAIGVDPFGKLKRLFTVNQWVVGDDWLDAAPTIALLEKFDVHMPRPSYLVNRWLTAVLAAYDDEIRTLIHERDRTLAAHRPEGDIAVRDDKSLEVTSELIL encoded by the coding sequence CTGATGAGTGATGCCCGCCAGCAGGCCATGCACGAAATCGCTTTCTGCGAATCGGTGCTCGCCAAGGGCGGACTCACGGTCCTGACCGAAACCCTGCGCGATGCGCCCGACATTTCGGTCTGGACCCATTACCCCAAGGACGACGTCTTCGATCCGCAAACCGGAGCGCAATGGTTTTACCATTCACACCCCGCCGACGACCCCGACGGGGCGATCGAGCACGGTCATTTTCACTGTTTCGTGCGCCCGCAGGGCACCAGCGGTCCCATCCACCACCTGATCGCCATTGGCGTCGATCCCTTCGGCAAGCTCAAGCGGCTGTTCACGGTCAACCAATGGGTGGTGGGCGACGACTGGCTCGACGCCGCGCCCACAATTGCGCTGCTGGAAAAATTCGACGTTCACATGCCGCGCCCCTCCTATCTGGTCAATCGCTGGCTGACGGCGGTGCTGGCCGCTTACGATGACGAGATTCGGACGCTGATTCACGAGCGCGACAGAACTCTCGCCGCACACCGTCCCGAGGGCGATATCGCCGTGCGGGACGACAAGAGTCTCGAAGTCACCTCCGAACTAATACTTTAG
- a CDS encoding VOC family protein encodes MKITPYLNFAGDCREAMSFYQSVLGGELEMTAHKDTPSAEHVPAEMQNQIMHAVLNWPDGKLFASDAPMAQANSFSGAYLSVHPETVEEAERMFAALSEGGEVEMELEQTFWAKRFGMLYDRWGVKWMFNVD; translated from the coding sequence ATGAAGATCACACCGTATCTCAACTTCGCCGGCGATTGCCGCGAGGCGATGAGCTTTTACCAATCGGTGCTGGGCGGCGAACTGGAAATGACCGCCCACAAGGACACGCCATCGGCCGAGCACGTTCCGGCCGAGATGCAGAACCAGATCATGCACGCGGTCCTGAACTGGCCGGACGGCAAGCTCTTCGCCTCCGATGCCCCCATGGCGCAGGCCAATTCCTTCTCCGGCGCCTATCTTTCCGTCCACCCCGAAACCGTCGAGGAGGCCGAGCGCATGTTCGCCGCCCTCAGCGAGGGTGGCGAAGTGGAAATGGAGCTCGAACAAACCTTCTGGGCCAAGCGTTTCGGCATGCTCTATGACCGCTGGGGCGTAAAATGGATGTTCAACGTCGATTAG
- a CDS encoding sulfurtransferase: MTVTALAISAALTVPALAQSEVTPLVDANWLIENAGADNVVILDIRDNIEGTDLGELPYVANSVVAPYGSAGWRTEIEGVPGQIPPVEQVAELIGSLGIDNDDHVVILPWGTDSSEIGGATRVYWTFKYLGHDEVSILDGGWRQFDAAGGERVAELAAPEAAEFTADVRPELIATTDDVLEALENGTALVDGRPVEQHLGQSKSPVVATAGTIPGSVNIPHSEFYSSEYARFAQPDTVAALLEAVNVTSDEDSIVFCNTGHWASVAWFGLHEILGNENASMYDGSMAEWTADPSRPVE; encoded by the coding sequence CTGACCGTAACGGCACTGGCCATTTCCGCAGCGCTGACCGTACCGGCCCTCGCTCAATCCGAAGTCACGCCTTTGGTCGATGCCAACTGGCTGATCGAAAATGCCGGGGCTGACAACGTGGTCATCCTCGACATTCGCGACAATATCGAAGGCACCGATCTGGGTGAATTGCCCTATGTCGCCAATTCGGTTGTCGCCCCGTACGGTTCGGCCGGTTGGCGCACCGAAATTGAAGGCGTTCCGGGGCAGATCCCGCCCGTCGAACAGGTTGCCGAACTGATCGGCTCGCTCGGGATCGACAATGACGATCACGTGGTGATCCTGCCCTGGGGCACCGATTCCTCGGAAATCGGCGGCGCCACGCGCGTTTATTGGACCTTCAAATATCTCGGCCATGACGAGGTTTCGATCCTCGATGGCGGCTGGCGCCAGTTCGATGCGGCCGGCGGCGAACGCGTTGCGGAACTTGCAGCGCCCGAAGCGGCCGAATTTACCGCCGACGTGCGCCCCGAACTGATCGCCACCACCGACGACGTCCTCGAAGCGCTCGAAAACGGCACGGCGCTGGTCGATGGCCGTCCTGTGGAACAGCATCTGGGCCAGTCCAAGAGCCCGGTGGTTGCCACGGCGGGCACGATCCCCGGCTCGGTCAACATTCCGCACTCTGAATTCTACAGCTCGGAATATGCCCGCTTTGCCCAGCCCGATACCGTGGCTGCGCTGCTCGAAGCGGTGAACGTAACCTCGGATGAAGACAGCATCGTCTTCTGCAACACCGGCCACTGGGCGTCGGTCGCCTGGTTCGGCCTGCACGAAATCCTCGGCAATGAAAACGCCTCGATGTATGACGGCTCGATGGCTGAATGGACAGCCGACCCGTCACGTCCGGTAGAATAA
- a CDS encoding MbcA/ParS/Xre antitoxin family protein: MLHELPRADAAPERPQITATEAAAMARTVVNLFARWDLSDAEAREILGGLAARTYARWKAGEVGRIDRDLATRLSLLMGIHKGLRYLFTDPARGYAWVKKTNSALGGRTPVDIMAEGSIFALARIRSYLDAERGGW; this comes from the coding sequence ATGCTCCACGAACTACCCAGAGCCGACGCCGCCCCCGAGCGTCCCCAGATCACGGCGACCGAAGCCGCCGCCATGGCGCGCACGGTTGTAAACCTGTTTGCGCGTTGGGATCTTTCGGACGCCGAGGCGCGGGAAATCCTTGGGGGCCTCGCCGCCCGCACCTATGCGCGCTGGAAAGCAGGGGAGGTGGGGCGCATCGACCGCGATCTGGCGACTCGCCTGTCGCTGCTCATGGGCATCCACAAGGGGTTGCGTTATCTCTTTACCGATCCGGCGCGCGGTTACGCTTGGGTCAAAAAGACAAATTCGGCGCTCGGTGGTCGCACACCGGTCGATATCATGGCCGAAGGTTCCATTTTCGCGCTGGCCCGCATCCGCAGCTATCTCGACGCCGAACGGGGCGGCTGGTGA
- a CDS encoding AEC family transporter has protein sequence MLALIFSALLPIALIITLGHLLKRFGFLGEGFWPQAERLAYFVLLPLLFAHGLYKADLSEAPIGLIAAGLVSPAVIGTLVLLAANRITRFDGPALTSVVQGGIRFNNYVGVTAAVGLLGVPGAALAAVVNAILVPTVNIVCSLVFARYGDRQPSAMGVVKSIAFNPLILGCVAGVILRLTGIALPAGLEGFMQAMGQAALPIGLLCVGAALNWEALGRGIRPALVATAARFLLIPALTAAICLAVGLTGPAALVVLLIQCLPTASSAYVMARQLGGDAPLMAGIIAFQTVLGVVTVPITLVFLAPLVGAGL, from the coding sequence ATGCTCGCTCTTATCTTTTCCGCCCTGCTGCCCATCGCGCTCATCATCACGCTTGGGCACCTGCTCAAGCGTTTCGGCTTTCTGGGTGAGGGATTCTGGCCGCAGGCCGAGCGGCTTGCCTATTTCGTCCTTCTCCCGCTGCTGTTTGCTCACGGGCTTTACAAGGCCGACCTTTCCGAGGCTCCCATCGGGCTGATCGCTGCGGGGCTGGTCAGTCCGGCGGTGATCGGAACATTGGTTCTCCTTGCCGCCAACCGGATAACGCGGTTCGACGGCCCGGCCCTGACTTCGGTGGTCCAGGGTGGCATACGCTTTAACAATTACGTCGGCGTCACCGCCGCCGTCGGGTTGCTTGGCGTGCCCGGCGCGGCGCTGGCGGCCGTCGTCAACGCCATCCTGGTTCCCACCGTCAACATCGTGTGTTCGCTGGTTTTCGCCCGTTATGGCGATCGCCAGCCCTCCGCCATGGGCGTGGTCAAATCCATAGCCTTCAATCCATTGATTCTGGGTTGCGTGGCGGGGGTCATCCTGCGACTGACCGGCATCGCTTTGCCTGCCGGCCTCGAAGGCTTCATGCAGGCCATGGGTCAGGCGGCCCTGCCGATCGGCCTTTTGTGCGTCGGTGCGGCACTGAACTGGGAAGCGCTGGGGCGCGGCATCCGCCCCGCCCTGGTCGCAACCGCCGCGCGTTTCCTGCTCATTCCGGCCCTCACTGCCGCGATCTGTCTCGCCGTCGGGCTGACGGGGCCGGCGGCGTTGGTGGTGCTGTTGATCCAGTGCCTGCCCACGGCATCGTCGGCCTATGTCATGGCACGGCAACTGGGCGGCGATGCACCCCTTATGGCGGGCATCATCGCGTTCCAAACGGTTTTAGGGGTCGTAACCGTCCCGATTACGCTGGTGTTTCTCGCGCCCCTTGTTGGCGCCGGGCTTTAG
- a CDS encoding alpha/beta fold hydrolase produces MFIKTTFAAIALAALVSLPAGAQEATMAETFDPIQLSTDFPAPSEDGTVNVDGLDMYYQVHGEGEPLLLIHGGLMTIEAWGPILPALAENRKVYAIELEGHGRTVDLDRPLSIQQFAQDVSGFIEQMDLGPIDIVGFSMGGGTAMGVGVLHPELVRNLVIISASHQPDSIWDSVRAGWPYMTADMMEGTPMLAAYEAVAPQPERFAGFVDKIRESMVSGEQSWTDEQIASIPVPVLMIIGDTDLVQFDKALEMFRLLGGQSSTGPMGPDLNTARQFAVIPGATHYDIVLKTDLLLPLIENFIAAQAN; encoded by the coding sequence ATGTTCATCAAGACCACTTTCGCGGCGATCGCCCTTGCGGCGCTCGTTTCCTTGCCTGCCGGCGCTCAGGAGGCCACCATGGCAGAGACGTTCGATCCCATCCAGCTCAGCACCGATTTTCCGGCTCCTTCCGAAGATGGAACCGTCAACGTGGACGGGCTCGACATGTATTATCAGGTCCATGGCGAAGGCGAGCCGCTGCTGCTCATCCATGGCGGGCTGATGACCATCGAAGCCTGGGGCCCGATCCTTCCCGCGCTCGCGGAAAACCGCAAGGTCTATGCCATCGAACTCGAAGGCCATGGCCGTACCGTCGATCTCGACCGCCCCTTGTCCATACAGCAGTTCGCCCAGGACGTTTCGGGGTTCATCGAGCAGATGGATCTGGGTCCCATCGATATCGTGGGCTTTTCCATGGGTGGGGGCACCGCAATGGGCGTGGGCGTCCTGCATCCCGAACTGGTCAGGAACCTTGTCATCATCTCGGCCTCTCACCAGCCGGATTCGATCTGGGATTCGGTGCGTGCCGGCTGGCCCTATATGACGGCGGACATGATGGAAGGCACGCCCATGCTCGCCGCCTATGAGGCCGTTGCGCCCCAACCCGAGCGGTTTGCCGGATTCGTGGACAAGATCCGCGAATCGATGGTTTCGGGCGAACAGTCATGGACCGACGAGCAGATCGCCTCGATCCCGGTGCCGGTTCTGATGATCATCGGGGACACCGATCTCGTCCAGTTCGACAAGGCGCTCGAGATGTTCCGCCTGCTCGGCGGCCAGTCCTCGACCGGCCCCATGGGACCCGATCTCAATACCGCCCGCCAGTTCGCGGTGATCCCGGGCGCAACGCATTACGATATCGTGCTCAAGACCGACCTGCTGTTGCCGCTGATCGAGAACTTTATCGCCGCGCAGGCCAATTAA
- the cfa gene encoding cyclopropane fatty acyl phospholipid synthase, whose amino-acid sequence MSAKFKSFITDLLAQIDIEIGGSRPWDIQVHDDRLFSRVMTQGTLGLGEAYMDGWWDSEAIDQFLYRCLTGQLQSKVKFDPALALLTIKGMVLNPQRLHVREVGEKHYDIGNDLYRRMLDPRMIYSCGYWREAETLDAAQEAKLDLICRKIGLKEGMRILDIGSGWGGLLKFAAERYGVSGLGITVSKEQMAYANETRGDLPIETRLMDYMDLDGQFDRIVSVGMFEHVGYKNYRPYFSKVSELLSDDGLFLLHTIGGSLTRRAGEPWLEKYIFPNGMLPSPKQVATAVEGKLIMEDWHNFGADYDPTLMAWYRNFEAAWPEISENYGERFHRMWRYYLLSCAAIFRARWVHLWQVVYSKDGLQGGYLSVR is encoded by the coding sequence ATGTCGGCAAAGTTCAAGTCGTTTATCACCGATCTTCTTGCCCAAATTGACATCGAAATCGGCGGCTCCAGGCCTTGGGATATCCAGGTTCATGACGACCGGCTGTTCAGCCGCGTGATGACCCAGGGCACCCTTGGGCTGGGCGAAGCCTATATGGATGGCTGGTGGGACAGCGAGGCGATCGACCAGTTTTTATACCGATGCCTGACGGGACAGCTACAGAGCAAGGTCAAGTTCGATCCGGCGCTGGCGCTTCTGACCATCAAGGGCATGGTGCTCAATCCCCAGCGGCTGCATGTGCGCGAAGTGGGCGAAAAGCACTATGACATCGGCAACGATCTTTACAGGCGCATGCTCGATCCGCGCATGATCTATTCGTGCGGATATTGGCGCGAAGCGGAAACACTCGATGCGGCGCAGGAAGCCAAACTCGACCTGATCTGCCGCAAGATCGGCCTCAAGGAGGGCATGCGCATCCTCGATATCGGCTCGGGCTGGGGCGGCCTTCTCAAATTCGCGGCCGAGCGTTATGGCGTCTCGGGGCTGGGAATCACGGTTTCCAAGGAACAGATGGCCTACGCCAACGAAACGCGGGGCGACCTGCCCATCGAAACCAGGCTCATGGACTATATGGACCTCGATGGCCAGTTCGACAGGATCGTCTCGGTCGGCATGTTCGAGCATGTGGGCTACAAGAACTACCGTCCCTATTTCTCCAAGGTCAGCGAATTGCTGTCCGATGACGGGCTGTTTCTTTTGCACACGATCGGCGGCAGCCTGACACGCAGGGCTGGTGAGCCCTGGCTGGAAAAATACATATTCCCCAACGGCATGCTGCCCTCGCCCAAACAGGTCGCGACAGCGGTGGAAGGCAAGCTGATCATGGAGGACTGGCACAATTTCGGCGCAGACTACGATCCGACGCTCATGGCGTGGTATCGGAATTTCGAGGCCGCGTGGCCCGAGATTTCCGAAAACTACGGCGAGCGCTTCCATCGCATGTGGCGCTATTACCTTTTGAGTTGCGCCGCCATATTCCGCGCCCGCTGGGTGCATCTGTGGCAGGTGGTCTATTCAAAGGACGGGCTGCAGGGTGGATATCTGTCGGTGCGCTAA
- a CDS encoding YeeE/YedE family protein, with product MSDVALDRPSYLPAAVSDRGPTLVTGLGLILGFIAIWYLVDLRQASLFAIGGGLGAALYHGAFGFTGGWRRMVVEKRGRGMRAQMLMIGVTAIAMMPLLAAGDLGGQPLVGALAPVGVSVIVGATMFGFGMQLGGGCGSGTLFTVGGGSARMLVTLAFFIVGAVLGTAHLPFWLETPSFGVIDARVQFGLPVAIGLTIIALSLVAIVTAVIEKRAHGNLEPEPAPKRPGWSWLLYGPWPLVGAGLVLAILNIATLLVAGHPWSITYGFGLWGAKIADAVGIPVATWEFWTWPAQAQALNSSVLTDNTSVMDFGIILGAGLAAALAGKFAPKAKLPLGSLIAAAVGGILMGYGARLSFGCNIGALFSGIASGSLHGWLWFVCAFVGSFIGIWARPLFGLDGFAKK from the coding sequence ATGTCTGACGTCGCTCTCGATCGCCCATCCTATCTTCCCGCCGCGGTGTCCGATCGGGGCCCAACGCTGGTTACCGGGCTGGGACTGATCCTCGGTTTCATCGCCATCTGGTATCTCGTCGATCTGCGGCAGGCCTCCCTGTTCGCCATCGGCGGCGGGCTGGGTGCCGCGCTCTATCACGGTGCTTTCGGCTTTACCGGCGGCTGGCGCCGCATGGTGGTGGAAAAGCGCGGCCGCGGCATGCGCGCCCAGATGCTCATGATCGGGGTTACCGCGATAGCCATGATGCCGCTTCTGGCGGCCGGCGATCTCGGTGGGCAGCCGCTCGTGGGCGCGCTGGCGCCGGTCGGTGTCTCGGTCATCGTCGGCGCGACGATGTTCGGCTTCGGCATGCAACTGGGCGGTGGCTGCGGATCGGGTACGCTGTTCACGGTCGGCGGCGGATCGGCGCGCATGCTGGTGACGCTGGCCTTCTTTATCGTCGGTGCGGTGCTCGGCACGGCTCACCTGCCGTTCTGGCTCGAAACGCCTTCGTTTGGCGTTATCGATGCGCGGGTGCAGTTCGGGCTGCCCGTCGCCATCGGCCTGACAATCATTGCCCTTTCGCTCGTTGCCATCGTTACCGCTGTGATCGAAAAGCGCGCGCACGGTAATCTCGAACCCGAGCCCGCGCCCAAGCGTCCAGGCTGGTCATGGCTGCTCTATGGTCCCTGGCCGCTGGTCGGGGCAGGGCTGGTGCTGGCCATCCTCAATATCGCGACCCTGCTGGTGGCCGGCCATCCGTGGTCGATCACCTATGGTTTCGGGTTGTGGGGCGCAAAGATTGCCGATGCCGTCGGTATTCCCGTCGCGACCTGGGAATTCTGGACCTGGCCGGCTCAGGCTCAGGCGCTCAATTCCTCGGTTCTGACCGATAACACTTCGGTCATGGATTTCGGCATCATCCTTGGCGCCGGTCTAGCCGCCGCGCTGGCCGGAAAATTTGCTCCCAAGGCCAAACTGCCGCTCGGTTCGCTGATCGCAGCCGCCGTGGGCGGCATCCTGATGGGCTATGGTGCCCGGCTTTCGTTTGGCTGCAACATCGGCGCGCTGTTTTCCGGCATCGCCTCGGGCAGCCTGCATGGCTGGCTGTGGTTTGTCTGTGCCTTTGTCGGTTCGTTTATCGGCATCTGGGCCCGCCCTCTGTTCGGACTTGATGGATTCGCCAAGAAATGA
- a CDS encoding RES family NAD+ phosphorylase, with protein sequence MSVPLTPVKWGRAFRIIRTIYPPIDLFEDIADPADWEALASAESKTNPRVWEHLGRLDLIPPHRRVAGQGASWLMAPFVHVSTDRPGRFADGTYGVYSAGSSEEVAIREVAHHHGIAMAASAEEPGWTSQFRVLVNALDLDLHDVRGRPDCHLPDDYGPPQTLGKTLRATGSNGVIYRSVRAPGGECVGIFWPDLMEIPVQGDHFDFHWDGTRVDRVRNSSTSAIFAL encoded by the coding sequence GTGAGTGTTCCGCTTACCCCCGTAAAATGGGGCAGGGCGTTTCGGATCATCCGTACCATCTATCCGCCCATAGATCTGTTCGAGGACATCGCCGACCCCGCCGATTGGGAGGCGCTGGCATCGGCGGAATCGAAAACCAACCCGCGTGTCTGGGAGCACCTGGGCCGGCTCGACCTGATCCCGCCGCACCGCCGGGTGGCTGGGCAGGGGGCAAGCTGGCTGATGGCGCCCTTCGTTCATGTCAGCACCGACCGGCCGGGCCGGTTTGCCGACGGGACCTATGGCGTTTACAGCGCCGGCAGCAGCGAGGAAGTGGCCATCCGCGAAGTGGCCCATCATCACGGTATCGCCATGGCGGCCAGCGCCGAGGAGCCCGGCTGGACCTCGCAATTTCGCGTTCTGGTCAACGCGCTCGATCTCGACCTGCACGATGTGCGCGGGCGTCCCGATTGTCACCTGCCGGACGATTATGGACCGCCGCAAACGCTCGGCAAGACGTTGCGCGCGACCGGCAGCAATGGCGTTATTTACCGCAGCGTGCGCGCACCGGGCGGCGAATGTGTCGGCATCTTCTGGCCCGACCTCATGGAAATCCCGGTGCAGGGCGACCATTTCGATTTCCACTGGGACGGCACGCGCGTCGACCGCGTGCGCAACTCGAGCACCAGCGCCATCTTCGCCCTGTAA